The Lagenorhynchus albirostris chromosome 17, mLagAlb1.1, whole genome shotgun sequence nucleotide sequence GCCTGAGTGCGGAGCCTGTCAATCAATTGAGCGATCGAAATATAGTGGGTGAAAGTGCTCGATGGGTAAGCACATACTCCAGTGGGAATGTTCCAAAGGAACACAAGGTAGTCTTGAGGGACCAAGAAAGGCTTTGTAGAAAACAACAGAAGTGGTTATCTAcactgagatctgaaggatgaacaAATGTTAgccaaaagaaggaaggaaagtggaaaggaagaagggatgagggagaggaagagaatgagaaatcCAGGTGGACacaccacactttctttatccatccatcagtgAATGGACATTGATGGACGCCgctttcactttttggctattatgcgTGATGCCACTAGGAACACTCATGTGCAAGTTTTTATGTGGGTGTATGTCTTCAAacctcttgagtatatacctaggagtggaattgcaggatcgtATTGCACTACTGTTGATCATCCACTTTCCTTCCCAAAATCCCAGACAACAGAATCACACAAATCACTGTATCTAACATTCCCCAAATAAAGCAAACCCTCTTAATTCCACCAGAACTGGAGAAAGTCCTCCTACCTGAAGCTATTCCTTCTGCTCAGTCTTGTCTGGCAAACACCAATTTGTTCTTCAAGGTCAAGGTCACCTCCTTCATGGAACATTACCCAAACCATTCTTCCACCTCTGAAAAGAACTGTCAATTCCCCCATGATGCTCCCACATCCATCATTTACTATGGACTCCTCTATAGGCTTAACCGTGGCATCCTCCCCACACCCTATTCTTTTCATGTAAACAGTTGGTCCCAGCAGCCCCGCGAGTACGTGCCTCAGGATGGCCTGTACTCTGGATCCACTGGCAAAGAAGATCTTTAAAGGAGTTTTACTAGCTGAACTTGTGGGCATTTTTGGAgcatattttttgtttaaaaagatgaACACAAGCCAAGGTTTCAGGCAAACAATGAGCAAGAAATTCCCCTTCATCTTGGAAGTTCATTACAAATCCACTGAACACTCTGGAATGTACAGAATCAGAGAGCAAGATGCAGAAAAGTGGCTGAACAGCAAAAATTAGGAATTTGCCCATTGATCAAGGTTTGCCCTATTTCATAGTGTCAGGCAAGACTAAAATTCCAAAGTTGACATGGAtggattttagaatatttaaggTTAAATGTAAATTCTCATTAAGTCAGAGGTTTTATTCTTTGGACTAACTGAAGAAATTGAAGGAAGGTTTGTTTATTATGTTATAAATGCAGTTTTGTTTACTACTCAAAATAAAGTggttctcctttaaaaaaaaaatctcccctaTAATTCTGAATTGATAAATCTTTCAAAGTAGATAAAATAGTAAAACacctatttttaacatttattacatttcttttccattatagtttattacaagatattgagtatatagTGCCCTGCGCTATACAGTGGGACATTGTTGTCTATCTAATTtattcccctctcctttcccttttggtaaccgtaggttagttttctattgtctatgagtctgtttctgttttgtaaataagttcattaatatttattacatttttaactcACACATTTAAAATCCCattatctaaaaatatattaactaGAAATACTGCTTTTATCCATTGTCACTTTACCTGAAACAATATTCAAACCCTACATCAATGTCTCTGATACTACTAGAGCCACTTTGGAATAAAATtcatcataaaaaaaaacaaaaagcaattggCCCCAGAACCCACCTTGTGAGTTCCCGCGCACTGACACACACCGGGCGGGGGCACCTATGAGGAGGGGCAGGCAAGACCCCCAGTCTGTGCTGCCTCCATCTGCAAACACCCAGACGGGTTCCCGTCCAAGGACAAGGCTACTCCTCTCTTCCGTATTTCATTTCAATGCGGTGATATTTAGAAATGTTAGTTATCAACTCTGTGAATGGTACCATGAGCTCCCCAGGAGAAAGGTCACCCAATCAATTAAAATactatcattaaaataataacaagctGCCACACAATCTGTAATATCCTAGttgtacaaatgagaaaatgaaggccCAGGAAGAACTTAATTACTGATCTGAGGTTATGGTAATTAGAGGTTGGGGTGAGTGGAGGGAACCCTTGGTCCTCCTGACTTCAGTCCTCTTCTCAGAAGACTCCAATTAACCAAATACCATTACACACAGGCCCTTATGAGGCAGCGGTTTGTTCAACAGGGTCAAATATCCCAAGTTTCTCTCCTTCTAGACCCAGCGTCTTCGGATCACTAATTAATATGACCTTAAATAACCACCAAGTTCCTTCTCTCCTGGGGCTTCTGCAGGGAAGACAGGCCGACTAAACAGGCACCAGCTCTGTCGGTGCAACGTGAGAAGTGCGTGAGGGGAGAGACCGAACAGCAGGAGGACGACGGGTCCCCTGGGACTTGTGACAGGCAGCCTAGAGGAAGTGCAGAGCCAGGGGAGATGGCTGACAAGGTGCAGGCAAGGGGTGAGGGCAAAGGCCCGCTGCGGGAAGAAGATGTGTATTTGCGAGAAAAAAGTCCAGGACGAGGCCGGTGAGACAGGGGGAGGTGGAAGCAGCTGAGGGAAGGGATGTGCTCCCCTCCCTGGGAGCAGCTGCGTCAGCCCCTGGGTGTGTGATTACAGAGACCCAGCTCCTCTCCACACAGCGCGGCCATCCCAGTGCCAGAGGCCCCGCTGAGGCCTCACCCCCCAAGGCTCTGGGCGGCGTCCTCTCCAGACAGTGCCCTCCACAGGGGGACAGGGACCTCGCCACGAGAACCTGTACGACCTTTCGGTGAGGGGGCAGAAGGCCGGCCTGCGGGATGATGCAGGACGGCTCCAGGGTCACCCCAGCCCGGAGCTCCCGGGGGCCGCCCAGGCCCCTGCAGATTCTGCCCCGAGGCCCAGCTTCCCTCTGCCCAACCCGacctgcctccttctcttcccctcagTGGGTGTCGATCCCAAGAGCACTTCTAATAAACGCCCCGCACTTGCATCACATCCAAGAGTGCTTCCCAGGGGACCCACAGCACATGCTAACCCGGCGGGAGGGACAGGCAGACAGGGCGCTGGGACACAGGCAGCGGAGGGCTGATTTCCAAGGACCTGTGCGGCACCCAGGCAGCAGGAGAACACCTGGGGCTcagggtggggcctgggctggAGATAAACGGATTGTGACTGAAACCCAAAAAACACGTGACACCCAGGAACTGTGTGAGAAGAGAAGGTGACGGAggcaaggacctggaagaacgtTGCCCTGATGTGTGGGCAAAGACATGCACGATCCCTCAGAAAGTCAAGACAGACGCTGCCCACGAGGGGAGCAGTGACCAAAAGGGGCACAGAGGTGTTTGGGGTTCTGGTCTTGTGTCCGATCTGGGTGCTGGGTACCACGTGGTCACTTCGTGAAAACTCACTGAGCAGTGTGCTTGTGAACCGTGCACTTCTGCATATAAGTGTTACACGTTGACACTTACATTTTATAAAACGTAGGCAAAGGCAAGGGGAGCCCATGCCGGAGGCTGAGAGCAGCGAGAAGGGCCAGTAGTGTGTGTTGAGAGGGGCCCAGGGAGGTGAGGGCACGGAGGACGTCACCCACCCGATCCTGGGCCGGTGTTGACGGGGGCCAGCACCAGGAGTGCACTCATTCGTCTTTCCTGGGAGAAAACTGGAGTTTGAATCCACTCACCTTGATCTGACAAGAAATCCAGCATGGTCTGTAGCAGGAAGGACAAGTGCCTGACAGAGAGAGCAGGGTTCCCCATCCTCCGGGACGCGTAGACCAGCTCGTGAAGCAGACGCATCTGGACGGCAGCCCAGCCTCGGTGCGTGCCTGCGACAGAAGACACAGCGCATCAGAGCAGGGCTTCAGGGGCGCACTGGCAACAGGGCCGACACGTGAGCCCGCTGGAGCCATGTCTAATGTGTAAAACTCGTGATTTCAAGGTAACGCCTCAACCACCACGCTCAAAGCGCAACCAAAGCATTTCCCCTGTGTTTATCCTGGGGAAGCACACTCACATGATGCGTCTGTTCAcatggttttttggttttttatgtttttaaaaaatgctttatattatatggggttggccaaaaagttcgttcgggtttttccacaAGATGTtagagaaaaacccaaacgaactttttggccaacccaatattctctctcttctgcaaagacacaatttttaaaataacccacTTTGAAATACTTATAATAAggttataacaaaatattatgtTTTCAGTGGCATGTATTTGAATTacagcatactttttttttcaagaaaatactATTTGATGAGCCTTCATTATCAACAACCAAGGCCATAAACTTAAAAAGCACAGCATTTCTCTGAAGTATAAGAACAGAAAAGCAGAAAGCTAAGGTAGAAGAAAGGTTACCAACAAAACTGTGGCTGCTCCCTCCAAAACAACTTAGCGTGTCTGAAATTAGAGGTGGAAGAAATCGGTTGCACAGCCATcgagaagtatttttttaagatcACAGGATTTTAGAGTTGTTTATTCCAAGTCCCTTTTGGCAACAGTtactgcttttaaatattttccacctTAAAATTCTTCATGAAGATGTGGAAACAGGGCTCAAAAACAGTTACGACCCAGTGCTGTGTGCCCAGGGGCCCCGGGGGGTTGGTTGAAAGGTTGGGCGAAAGGATTTAAGACTCTGACCAAAGCATTCCTCCTCTCGTAGGCCTACTGACCGTCTCTCCCACTGCCTACCCTACAAGGCTGGCAAGTCCCTTTTGTGAATTTCCACTGACTCCTGCACAAATCTTGTCCCCTAGGCGTTATCCGGCACATACAGTGAGGCACCTGTAAgcttgggtctttgtttcttccATCAGTCCTTAATTTCCTTGGGAGCCAGGATGGTGTCTTATTCACCCAAATATCCTTACTGCCTAGTAAGATGCCTAATACAGAGCTGGTCCTTAACAGGCTCGTGGGTCAAGTTGAAAGCATGATGAAAGAAAAAGCCCCTATTTTTCAGACATGCCTACTTAAGCATATAGGGTAAAATGACATGATTTCTGGGATTTGCtgtaaaatatttcaacaaagaacaaataaaagaaaaagaaaggtctgAATAAAGCCAGATATGGCAAAATCTTATTAATTATTTCATCTGGGTGATGGGCTATTGTACTATTCTctctgatttgtgtatatttaaattatttcatagtaatttttaaactgtTAACTGAATAACAATTACTAATAATTATGAATTGAAATTCTTAGAGCTGATCAAACCTACCCACACACAAAAACCTTGATATCCTACCAGTTTTATCTTACAGAAATCTTTTCATACAATGACAGGAGAGGAAGGAATGACAAGTCCCTGCAGTATTTCCACGATGTCAAAAGACCAAAGGCCAAAACAAAATAAGAGATTCTGAAAAGGATGATAAGGCTGAAATCAACGTCATGACTAACCCAGCCCAGAATTCTAAATGACCTGACCTAACTAATCTCCACCCCACCATACCAAGAATGGGGCACATATCactctgcagatttttttttaatagacaagGATCCAGTTCCTACCACAGGCAATTTCGGTAAGACTGAGTATAAATTTTCTTAACACCAAATAGTGTACAAATCATAATTTCTATGCGATTCAAACTGCTCGTCCTATAAAATATGAATCTTTTTATTCTTAGACAGATTTGCAGTATATGAGCCGGTGATAAAATTTTCAACACTCTTGTATTCAGAAAGTTCAGCAATGTGAGAGTTTATTATCTCAACTACTGCCTTTTACCAAACTTACGTGCCTTACCACTCTCTTTCATAAGAGTTCCTGGGGAAAATTTAATCTCTCATTCAGAAAAAGGCTAAGCAAAAGGTAGGATAAAAAAATCTTCATATATAGGAACACAAGTAAGATTAAAGTGATGATAAGCAGCCCGTTACGCTAGCAAATACACGCAGTGCACTTCTGTGCTCCCACCTCGACTTTCCATAACCAGCTAGGGAAAATGTTCACTtccagaaacagagagaaatacATTTCAGGTCCTGAGAATACAATTTCCCTTTTATTCACAGGTACGGGGATTTAGTAGAATTCCATTTAATTCTCTGAGAAATGTTGAAAGTAGTCCAGAGCAACAGTGGAGATGGGAtttaaagtaacttttatttcttgttaaaaatacagcCAGCTGACATTTATCACTTTTACCTTATTTGATCTCTTACCTTACCTCCCCACCTCTTTCACAAAATGATGGTGAATGTCCCCTCCCAAAACAGAAGGCTAAGTAAAAAGTACCAAATCACATGGAGGTGtgcttatttgtttcatttttcaaaagaaacatgTTTCATCCATgcgatttaaaaattaagatcaaGAAACAAACTCTGTTCGATAAATGGCAATGAGCACATGCCACGTAGCTGCTCCTCAGGTGTGGACACGCGTTCACGTATTTGCAGGCACGCCTGCTGTATGCCAGCAAGGGGGACACAGGGACAGGCAGGGTCTCTGCTCTCACGGGGCACACAGCCTGCTGGGCTGGCGGGGGGAGAAGTGCTAAATCATTGCCCCGTTTTTTTAAGGTACTTACACATTATGGGAAATGCTGTTTAGAAAGAACAGGAGTAcgtgaaagagagaaataaaaggactgCATTTAGGTGGAGAGACGACGGGGGACCTCTAGAAGAGCTGACACGCAGCGGAGACCTGAAGGATGCCTGGGGTGCAGCGGTGAACGGCAGGGAAGAGCATTCCTGTGGAAGCAATAGCCGGCAGGAGACCCGGCAGTGGACACCTGGATGGCGTGTGCACAACTGGCCCAGCACGGAAAGAAAAGGCTAAGGCCAGCCCAGTGTAACTGCATAGAGCCCAGGAGGCTTGCATTTACTCTGGAGCCAGCCTGCAGTTATGTTCCAGGGATACAAAAGGGGTCACTGGAAAGCACCTGCGATCTCTCCAGAAGTCTGTCAGAAGCACACTAACAGGGATCCCGGTCCCACGCACATGGAAACTCAATCCCCCTTCCCAGCTCTCTGCAGAGCAACAGTGTGACCGCTAGAAAAACTCCTTCCCAGACACTAACTCACCCCACGAAATCTGTCCCGAAGACGGCCTAACGGAGCCTGTACGCTCAACTGTCCCCTCCACAGGCCTGGAGGTCTCGTCTCGTCTCTCACACCAGCAACTCTCAGCCTTTCAAATGTAAACCCCGAAAGCTTCTAGGGCGTGTCCAGCTATTCTGCCCTTAACTTCAAACACTGGTACCAGGGCCAAGGCAGGGGGCCATCCCACCAGCACGCATTCCTTCCCAATGGGGCCAGGCCTGAAGCACTGGCCCGCAGGGCACTTTATTCCAGCCTCCACGTGGCCTCAGAGGGACAGATGGAATTAGACCTCACCTGACAGTATCTGCTGAGCACTGTCCTAGCACATTCTGGGGACTGACTCACTCAGTCCTTATAACAACCTTCCCGTGACACAGTAAAAGTACCTCCCTGTACAGATGAGGGACAGAGGACTTGACGGGGGCCATGCAGCCAGTCGGTAATGGTGTCACCCTCTCACTAGCTGTTCGACCTGAGGAATAGCATTTAACCTCCCCAAGCCTCTATGCCCTCAAGTGCGGTACAGGGCCCACTGCACCCGCTCACCAAGCCGTGAGAAATGATGGTACACGTATGAAACCGTTCTCCCTGAGGCCACAAGCAGCGTAAGGCAAGTGCAAGTGCAAGGTGTGCTGGGAGAGAGACCGTGTGGAGCAGACGGGGCGCTCCATCACCTGACCctccagccctgggccaggacaCAGCTGGGCCTGGGCAGCAGGCTCTGGGTTCCAGGCCTCGCCCACAC carries:
- the LOC132508290 gene encoding protein CEBPZOS-like, which translates into the protein MACTLDPLAKKIFKGVLLAELVGIFGAYFLFKKMNTSQGFRQTMSKKFPFILEVHYKSTEHSGMYRIREQDAEKWLNSKN